A region from the Aegilops tauschii subsp. strangulata cultivar AL8/78 chromosome 5, Aet v6.0, whole genome shotgun sequence genome encodes:
- the LOC109735343 gene encoding uncharacterized protein isoform X4, with product MPDPILLPPSSPRLPAPLPFQIAATASLLLPRPGSLLRLDGPVHRHDRNEPNPIAESRNIAMAPCSAAAEAARDLRDAVAALAVRRAADEDALRRRAVALDADVRRLQGSLAPLDPAMLDELVPPMWSTASASGIRGRLQEGQDQGLQWIRPSPWYAEVLRVSRKTMVRFRQ from the exons ATGCCAGATCCaatcctcctccctccctcctcgcCCCGGCTCCCTGCTCCCCTCCCCTTCCAgatcgccgccaccgcctccctcctcctccctcgccccggCTCCCTGCTCCGCCTCGACGGGCCGGTGCACCGCCATGACCGCAACGAGCCCAATCCCATCGCCGAATCTCGGAACATCGCCATGGCTCCCTGCTCCGCGGCGGCCGAGGCGGCGCGGGACCTGCGGGACGCGGTGGCGGCCCTCGCCGTGCGCCGTGCCGCCGACGAGGACGCGCTGCGGCGCCGCGCCGTCGCGCTGGACGCCGACGTCCGCCGCCTACAGGGCTCCCTCGCCCCCCTCGACCCCGCCATGCTTGACGAG TTAGTGCCTCCAATGTGGTCGACGGCGAGTGCATCGGGGATTCGGGGTCGTCTTCAAGAAGGACAAGACCAGGGTCTCCAATGGATCAG GCCATCACCATGGTACGCCGAGGTGCTGCGGGTGTCAAGGAAGACGATGGTTCGGTTTAGACAGTGA
- the LOC109735343 gene encoding uncharacterized protein isoform X3, which translates to MPDPILLPPSSPRLPAPLPFQIAATASLLLPRPGSLLRLDGPVHRHDRNEPNPIAESRNIAMAPCSAAAEAARDLRDAVAALAVRRAADEDALRRRAVALDADVRRLQGSLAPLDPAMLDELVPPMWSTASASGIRGRLQEGQDQGLQWIRGFVQAITMVRRGAAGVKEDDGSV; encoded by the exons ATGCCAGATCCaatcctcctccctccctcctcgcCCCGGCTCCCTGCTCCCCTCCCCTTCCAgatcgccgccaccgcctccctcctcctccctcgccccggCTCCCTGCTCCGCCTCGACGGGCCGGTGCACCGCCATGACCGCAACGAGCCCAATCCCATCGCCGAATCTCGGAACATCGCCATGGCTCCCTGCTCCGCGGCGGCCGAGGCGGCGCGGGACCTGCGGGACGCGGTGGCGGCCCTCGCCGTGCGCCGTGCCGCCGACGAGGACGCGCTGCGGCGCCGCGCCGTCGCGCTGGACGCCGACGTCCGCCGCCTACAGGGCTCCCTCGCCCCCCTCGACCCCGCCATGCTTGACGAG TTAGTGCCTCCAATGTGGTCGACGGCGAGTGCATCGGGGATTCGGGGTCGTCTTCAAGAAGGACAAGACCAGGGTCTCCAATGGATCAG GGGGTTTGTGCAGGCCATCACCATGGTACGCCGAGGTGCTGCGGGTGTCAAGGAAGACGATGGTTCGGTTTAG
- the LOC109735343 gene encoding uncharacterized protein isoform X1 yields the protein MPDPILLPPSSPRLPAPLPFQIAATASLLLPRPGSLLRLDGPVHRHDRNEPNPIAESRNIAMAPCSAAAEAARDLRDAVAALAVRRAADEDALRRRAVALDADVRRLQGSLAPLDPAMLDELVPPMWSTASASGIRGRLQEGQDQGLQWIRQCSTAPLLPNHFLSACRHMQWLLVASFLISTHGS from the exons ATGCCAGATCCaatcctcctccctccctcctcgcCCCGGCTCCCTGCTCCCCTCCCCTTCCAgatcgccgccaccgcctccctcctcctccctcgccccggCTCCCTGCTCCGCCTCGACGGGCCGGTGCACCGCCATGACCGCAACGAGCCCAATCCCATCGCCGAATCTCGGAACATCGCCATGGCTCCCTGCTCCGCGGCGGCCGAGGCGGCGCGGGACCTGCGGGACGCGGTGGCGGCCCTCGCCGTGCGCCGTGCCGCCGACGAGGACGCGCTGCGGCGCCGCGCCGTCGCGCTGGACGCCGACGTCCGCCGCCTACAGGGCTCCCTCGCCCCCCTCGACCCCGCCATGCTTGACGAG TTAGTGCCTCCAATGTGGTCGACGGCGAGTGCATCGGGGATTCGGGGTCGTCTTCAAGAAGGACAAGACCAGGGTCTCCAATGGATCAGGCAGTGCTCCACTGCTCCTCTTCTTCCTAACCATTTCCTATCTGCCTGCCGTCACATGCAATGGCTACTTGTCGCCTCTTTCTTAATTAGTACACATGGATCTTAA
- the LOC109735343 gene encoding uncharacterized protein isoform X2 codes for MPDPILLPPSSPRLPAPLPFQIAATASLLLPRPGSLLRLDGPVHRHDRNEPNPIAESRNIAMAPCSAAAEAARDLRDAVAALAVRRAADEDALRRRAVALDADVRRLQGSLAPLDPAMLDEPSLWPAPEAAPCPQGVPSPRSRCLARARVPRDAGSACVRHRNLLRDPAEFAAV; via the exons ATGCCAGATCCaatcctcctccctccctcctcgcCCCGGCTCCCTGCTCCCCTCCCCTTCCAgatcgccgccaccgcctccctcctcctccctcgccccggCTCCCTGCTCCGCCTCGACGGGCCGGTGCACCGCCATGACCGCAACGAGCCCAATCCCATCGCCGAATCTCGGAACATCGCCATGGCTCCCTGCTCCGCGGCGGCCGAGGCGGCGCGGGACCTGCGGGACGCGGTGGCGGCCCTCGCCGTGCGCCGTGCCGCCGACGAGGACGCGCTGCGGCGCCGCGCCGTCGCGCTGGACGCCGACGTCCGCCGCCTACAGGGCTCCCTCGCCCCCCTCGACCCCGCCATGCTTGACGAG CCCTCACTCTGGCCAGCTCCCGAGGCAGCACCGTGTCCTCAGGGCGTGCCTTCTCCGCGTAGCCGCTGCctcgcgcgcgcgcgcgtgcCTAGAGATGCGGGCTCCGCGTGTGTGCGGCATCGGAATCTGCTCCGTGATCCGGCTGAATTCGCTGCTGTATGA